The genomic DNA GTCGTCGCACGATTTCGAATTGTCGGGCCTGATCGACATGCTGGCGCAACACCACCGCGTGATCGCGTTCGACCGCCCTGGCTTCGGCTACAGCGAACGGCCGCGCAGCACGATCTGGACGCCGCCGGAACAGGCGGCGCTGCTGGGCAGCGCGCTGCGCCAACTGCATGTCGAGCAGGCCTACGTGCTGGGCCATTCGTGGGGCGCGCTGGTCGCGCTGGCAATGGCGACGGAGAGCCCGCGCCTCGTCAAGGGCCTGGTACTGCTGGGCGGCTACTACTATCCGAGCCCGCGCCTGGACGCGGTCGTGGGGGGCGTGCCGGCCGTGCCGGTCGTGGGCGACCTGATGCGCTTTACGCTGTCGCCGTTGCTGGGCCGCCTGGGCTGGTCGTCGCTCGCCAAGCGCTTGTTCAGCCCCCGGCCCCCGGCCGCTGCCTTCGCGCGCTGGCCCAAGTGGCTGTCGCTGCGGCCGTCCCAGCTGCGCGCGACCGGGGCCGAGTCGGCGCTGATGATCCCGGCCGCCGCCAAGCTGCGCCATCGCTATGCCGAGATCACGGTGCCCGTGACGATCTTCTCGGGCGCCGGCGACAAGATGGTGAACCCGGCCCACAACGCCGAGCGGCTGCATCGCGAACTGCTGCAAAGCCAGCTGCATACGGTGCAGGATGCGGGCCACATGCTGCATTACGTGGCGCAGGACGAGATCGTGCGCGCCGTGCGCGACATGGTGGAAAACCGGCCGCGCATGGATTTCCAGCAGACCTCGCACCATGACGGCGCGCTGACCGAGGGCGAGGCGCCGCGCGTGCTGCACTAGCCCACCGGATGGGGCGGGGCACGGTATCATAGTGCCTCGACCAGATCACCACTGCGACCATGTCCCAACCGCCTTCACCCGCGCCTGCCGACCACCCCATTCCCGCCCGCCTGGACGCCTTGCGCCAGGCCATGCGCCGTCACGGCATCGATGCCTGCATCGTGCCGTCGTCGGACCCGCACCTGTCCGAATACCTGCCGCCGCGCTGGCAGGGGCGCGAATGGCTGTCCGGGTTTACCGGCTCGGTCGGCACCTTCATCGCCACCCAGGACTTCGCCGGCGTCTGGACCGACGGCCGCTACTGGACCCAGGCCGAGGACGAGCTGGCCGGCAGCGGCATCGCGTTGATGAAGATATCGTCCGGCGCCAGCACGCAATACATCGACTGGCTGGCCGCGTCCTTGCAGCCCGGCCAGGTGATCGCGGTGGACGGCGCCGTGCTAGGCCTGGCGATTGCGCGCCAGCTGCGCCAGGCGCTGGACGCGCGCGGCGTGGCGCTGCGCACCGACCTGGACCTGCTCGACAAGGTCTGGACCGGCCGCCCCGGCCTGCCGGACGCTCCCGTCTACCAACACCTGCCACCGTATGCGACGACTTCCCGCGCCGATAAACTGATCGCGCTGCGCGCGGCGATGGCGCAGCAGGGCGCCGAGCGCCACCTGATCTCGACCCTGGACGATATCGCGTACCTGTTCAACCTGCGCGGCGCGGACGTCTCGTACAACCCGATCTTCGTGTCGCACGCGCTGGTCACGCCGGAGCGCGCCACGCTGTTCGTGGCCGACGACAAGGTGCCGGACGACGTGCGCGCGGCGCTGGCGGCCGACGGTGTCGAGGTGGCTCCGTATGCGGGCCTGGCCGGCGCCCTGGCCGAGCTGGCGCCGAACATGACCTTGCTGCTGGACCCGCGCCGCGTCACGCACGGCACGCGTCAGGCCGTGCCGCACCACGTGACGGTGGTGGAAGCCATCAATCCGACCACGTTCGCCAAGTCGCGCAAGACGGCGGAGGAAGCGGCGCACGTGCGCGCGACGATGGAGCAGGACGGCGCGGCCCTGTGCGAGTTCTTCGCCTGGCTGGAAGAAGCGCTGGCGCGCCGCGCGGAAGAGGCACTGGACGAGGTGGCGATCGACCGCCACATCACGGCGGCGCGCGCGCGCCGGCCCGGTTTCGTCAGCCCCAGCTTCGGCACGATCGCCGGCTTCCGTGCCAACGGCGCCATCATGCATTACCGCGCCACGCCGGCCAATTGCGCCCGCATCGAGGGCGACGGCCTGCTGCTGATCGACTCGGGCGGCCAGTATGTGGGCGGCACCACGGATATTACCCGCGTCGTGCCGGTGGGCGCGATCACGGTCGAACACCGGCGTGACTTCACGCTGGTGCTGAAGGGGATGATGGCGCTGTCCGCTACCCGTTTCCCGCGCGGCGCGCGCGCACCGATGCTCGACGCGATCGCGCGCGCGCCGATCTGGGCCGCCGGCATCGACTTCGGCCACGGCACCGGCCATGGCGTGGGTTATTTCCTGAACGTGCACGAGGGCCCGCAGTCGATCTCGCCGTCCGCCCTGCCGGAACCCCACACGGCGATGGAGCCCGGCATGATCACGTCGATCGAACCGGGCATCTACCGCCCCGGCAAGTGGGGCATCCGCATCGAGAACCTGGTGCTGAACGTGCCGGCCGAGGCCACCGAATTCGGCGACTTCCTCGCCTTCGAGACCTTGACCCTGTGCCCCATCGACACCCGCTGCATCGACCGCACCCTGCTGCGCGCCGACGAAGTCGCATGGCTGAACGATTACCACGCCACCGTGCTGCGGCGCCTGCGTCCGCACGTGCAGGGCGCCGCGCTGGCGTGGCTGGAAGAAAGGACGAAACCATTATGAGCAACCGCTCCACCCGCGCGTCGAACGCCATCGACCGCCTGAAGGAACGCAGCGGCAATCCGGGCTGGTCGATGTCGCGCACCGGCAGCGGCCACTTCTTCCTGACCGCGGGGCCGGGTCAGCCGCCCCTGTGCCCACCGATGGAACTGGATGAATTCGTCGCCTTCGTCAACGCGCAGGGACCGCAGAAGCCGCAGCGCATCAGCAAGCTCGATGTCGCGTTCGAGAAGCAGCTGACGAAAAAAGCGCCCAAGGCCTGACCGCCATGTCCACCGCGGACTTCCTGGGCGCGTACTGGTCTTCCAGCGAGCTGATGACCAATGGCGTCATCCTGCTCAACCTGGTCGGCGCACTGCTGCTGGGCATGCTGGTGGGGTACGAGCGCGCGTACCACGGCCGCGCCGCCGGCATGCGCACCTATGGCCTGGTGTGCATGGCCTCGGCCGCGCTGACGGTGGTCGGCGGCTATCCCGACTTCTGGTTCGGCGGCCACACGGCGGCCGCCGTCGGCACCGATCCGACCCGCGTCATCCAGGGCATCGTCACCGGCATCGGCTTCCTGGGCGCCGGCGTCATCATGCGCGAGGGCTTCAACATCAGCGGGCTGACGACGGCCGCGTCGATCTGGGCCTCGTCCGTCATCGGCATCCTGGTCGGCGTGGGCTTCTACATGGCCGCGATGGGCCTGGCGCTGCTGTGCGCCATGGTGATGATCTACCTGTCCAAGATCGAGGCGCTGCTGCCGTCGCGCCATGCGATCGCCATCACGATGCGCTTCAAGGTCGGCTACGAGCCAGCCGAGGAAAGGCTGCGCGCGCTGGCGCTGACGCGCGGCTACGAGATCGCCGGCGGCTCGCTGATGATCAGCCAGGAAGGCGGCAAGATGGAGTGGCGCTTCGTCGCGCTGGCGCTGGGCAAGCGCAGCGGCGCGCCGCTGGCGCAACTGGCCACCGAGATGGCGCATTTCGAGGGCATCGACAGCTTCGCGCTGACGCATGCCCGCAACTGACACGGAGAGCACATGCTGGTCACGGCACAAGACGTACTCGATTTCTGGTTCCTGCCCATCGGCGTCAAGGGCCACAACATGCAGCGCGCGGAATGGTTCCGCAAGGACGATGCGTTCGACCGCGAGATCTTCCGCCTGTTCGGCGACATCGTCGAGGACGGCCTGGCCGGCGGCCTGCGCCACTGGGACGACGACGGCACGCAAGGCGTGCTGGCGCGCATCCTGGTGCTCGACCAGTTCACCCGCAATATCTACCGCGGCACGCCGAAAGCCTTTGCCGGCGACGCGCTGGCGCTGGAAGCGGCGCTGGCCATCGACGATTCCGGCGCCAACCAGACCTTGCCGCCCGTGCAGCGCGCCTTTGCCTATCTGCCGTTCGAGCATGCCGAAAACCTGTCGCTGCAGGAGCGTGCCGTGATCCTGTTCGACAAGCTCAATGCGTCCGCCAGCGGCTTCGACAGCATGCTCGATTACGCCAAGCGCCATCACGCGGTAATTCGCCAGTTCGGCCGCTTCCCGCACCGTAACGCCATCCTCGGACGCGCCTCGACGCCGGAAGAGCTGGAGTACCTGCAGCAGCCGGGATCGGGCTTCTGATGCAAGGCTTGACGATCGTCGGCGCCGGCCACGTGGGCCGCGTGCTGGGCCGGCTGTTCCATGAACGCGGTGTGTTCACGCTGCAGGACGTGCTGGCGCGCTCGCTTGCCTCGGCCGAGCGCGGCATCGCGTTCATCGGTGCCGGCAGCGCGGCCGATGGGTATGGCGCGCTGCGTCCGGCCGACTGCTACCTGCTGGCCGTGACCGACGACCAGATCGGCGCCGCCTGCGCCGCGCTGGCGGCGGCCGTGCCGCTGCAAGGCGCTGTCGTGTTCCACTGCAGCGGCGCGTTGGCCTCGGACGCGCTGCACGCGGCCCGTGCCCAGGGCGCGCTGGTGGCCAGCGCCCATCCGATCCGCAGCTTTGCCGATCCGGAAGCCGTGGCCGCCGCCTTTGACGGCACGTTTTGCGGTATCGAGGGCGACGCGGCCGCGCTGGCCGTGCTGACGCCGGCGCTGCAAGCCATCGGTGCACGGCCGGTACCGATCGACGCGGCGGCCAAGACGGTGTATCACGCGGCAGCTGTGTTTGCGAGCAACTACCTGGTGACGGTGCTGGACGCCGCGCTGCGCGCCTACCAGGCCGCCGGCATCCCGGAAGCGGTGGCGCGTGAGCTGGCCCGGCCGCTGGCGCAGGAAAGCTTGTCGAACGTATTCCGGCTGGGCGCCGCGCCCGCGCTGAGCGGGCCCATCGCCCGCGGCGACATGGCGACGGTGGCGCGCCAGCAGGCGGCGGTGGCGGACTGGGACGCGCCAACCGGCGCGCTGTATGAGGCGCTGGTGGCGCCGACGGTCGCGCTGGCGGTCCGCAAACGCACCGCGGCCGGCGATGAAGGCCGCGCTATCTTAGGCGCTGTGCCCCGATCCCAATGAAGTAGCCTGCTGGCATTGCCCCTGACGGTCAAATGACGAGGAGAAACAGCGCTGCGCGCAGGAAATGCTGCGGTGTCGGCACGCGCCCGCCATCGAGGGCATGGCGCCAGCCCAGGTAGTTGGGCAGGTATCTGCTGGCGACACCGTGGAAGCGGCGCAGCCAGCCCTTGAAGCGGCCGTGATAGCTGTTGACGGTCTGGACGTGGATGAGCTCGTCCACCACGCGCTCTCCGGCCGCCACGTTGACGGCGCGGTGGTGGATTCCTGTCGCCCTGGCAAACGCCTTGTACGCAATGGCCCCGTCGGTCGCCAGCAGGACGCCTGGCGCCAGCACCGGCGGCAGGCATTGTTGTAATTGTGAGGCCGTTACCGGCCCACGCCCCGTGACGAAATCGCTCGCCTTGCCGGTCCGGTCGCACGCGACCAAGATGCAGTCATGCTCCTTGCCGGGGCCGCGGTGGCTGGCCGTGCCGCCACGGCGGCGCGCCGGCCGCGTCAGGTTGCGCGAGCCCTTCTGCGACTCCAGGATATACGTTTCGTCCGCCTCGACGATGCCGCCCAACGGTAAGGCGCGCGCATCCTTGGCCATCATCATGAAGCGATGGCGCCAGCGAAAGCTCGTGTTGCGATGGATGCCGATGGCCTGTGCCGCGCCGCGCACCGTCATCGAGTTCAGCATGCATTGTAGGAAAGGCAGCCATTTCTCGCGCAGCCGGATGAACGCCAGCGGGGTGCCGGTCAGCGCATTGAAGCTGGCGCCGCAATCGCGGCAGCGATAGCGTTGCAGGCCGTAGAAGACGCCATGGCGGTACAGGCGCTCGCCCTGGCAATGAGGACAACGCTGCATCCGGTTGCCGCGCGCCTCGATGATGGCCAGGCAGTCGGCCAGCGACGTACAGCGGTCGAACATCTCGCGCAGCTCGTCGACCTGCTTGCCTGTCAGTTCAACCAGCATTTGTCGCACCTGCGCCTGCATTGCCTGGAATTGCCGCGAGTCCATGGTTCCTCCCGTCCGGTTCAGTTAACTGATGGGTAAGACCGTGGTTGAGCTGGAAAGTTCATTGGGACCGGGGCACAGCGCCCTATCTTATAGGCTAGACGGCGCTGCAATTCTGGGCAGGTAATCTTGTCAGGACACCCTGCGTTTACCGTTGTTTCGTTGCGTGACAGCAAAAATGCCCCCGTTGTGATCGACAAATTTGGCCCGAAGCAATAAGCTAGGCTTCTCTTACTCCAACACAACACTTTTTTCATCATCGGCGCGATGCCCAATCTGCGCCGGACAGGGGATCGTTATGCTATTTCTGAAATCCACGACCGTGACCAAGGCGCCCGGTATCTATGAAGTCGATATCGCCGCCAAGCCGCCCGGCAAGACCTACGGCGTCTATATGGCGACCGACCCGGACAATCCGCCGACCGCCGTGCTCGAAGCGCTGCAAGCCGCCGGTTTCGTCCAAACCCACAGCTCGGGCTACACCCACAAGGACCGCGGCAAGGTGCTGGACCTGCACTTCCAGAAGGACGGCACCGACCTGTTCAAGGGCTGGAAAGCGGAAGAGTGCGAAGCCAATATGGCGGCGATTAACAAGGTGTTTGGCGACGTCGGCATTACCCTGACGCCGCGCGTGATGTCGCTGGCCGAAGCGTACGCTTAAGGTTTTTCAGCGCATACCGAGGGGACAGGCCACACGGCCTGTCCCCATTTTTATGCGACCTCGATGTGGTACAGCGCCCACGGGCAAGTATTGAAGCGCTCGGCGGGCGATTTACTGGCCATCTCGGGCACGCGGTCGGCGTCGTAGATCGCCCACAGCGGTCCCAGGCCGCCCAGCGCCATCGGCTGGCCGTCCAGGTGCGTGGCGACCAGGTAGCGTCGCGCGCGGGCCTGTTCGCCCGTGATGGCGGCGGCGTAGCCGTCCACGGCGCGCAGCGCCAGGCGCGTGGCCGGTGTCAGCGCGGCGCCGGCCGCTTTCAACACGTCCGTCAACAGCGGGCCCTTCAAGGTGTGGACCTTGCCGTCGTATTCCAGCGTCGGCCGGATCGTCACGGCCGGCAGGGCCGTCAGTGCCGCGTAGTCGAAGATCCACGCTTTTTCAAAGCTCAGCTTTTGCTTGTGCATCATCTGGTCCGCGACCGGGTCGAACGGCCCCCGGTTCGGCTTGGCGATGGCGCCCGTGACGGTCAACAGGGCAGGGCCGCGCGCGCCAGCGGGGCGGCAGCGGCAGGCAGCGCGGGCAGGGTGGCCGCGCCGGCCAGCGTGGCGATAAACGTGCGTTTCTTCATCGGGCATCCCGTCATTCTTGTGGTTCGCTATGATAGCGCGATGGACCTGTTCGACGCTCCCGACACCTTGCAGCCGATTCCCATCGACGATGGCGAACTGGCGTTCCTGCCGCAGCTGCCGCTGCCGACTTCCAATGCCGATATCCTGCAACGCCTGCTGGACGAGATCGCGTGGAAGGAAGAAACCATTTTCGTCTGGGGCAAGGAGCAGAAGCAGCCGCGCCTGTCCGCCTGGTATGGCGAGGCCGCCTACACGTACTCGGGCCGTTTGTTCCGCCCCTTGCCGCTGACGCCGCTGCTGCGCGAGCTGCAGGACAGCGTCGAACGCGTGACGGGGCGTCGTTTCAACAGCGTGCTGCTGAACTGCTACCGCAACGAGCGCGACAGCGTGGGCATGCACAGTGACGACGAACCGGAACTGGGTCCGGCGCCGGCCATCGCGTCGCTGACCTTCGGCGCCACCCGCACGTTCATCCTGAAGCACAAGACTTTGCCGAAAACCCTCAAGCTCGACCTGACGGGCGGCAGCCTGCTGCTGATGGCGGGCGCACTGCAACGGCACTGGAAGCACGGCATCAACAAGGAAACCAAGCCGCGCGGCGTGCGCGTCAACCTGACGTTCCGGCTGATTGCGTGAACGGGCGCAGGTAGGCCGCCGGTATGTCCAGCCGCGTCATGCCCGCCACGATCAGTATGCCGCATAGTGCACCGAGCGCGCCGCCGCGCCACCCCACCTGGCGCTTGCGTGCGGGCGGCAGCCGGCGCGCTAGCGCGCTGCCCAGGTGCACGCCGACCGCCACCACCGCCAGCAGATAATACGGATAGAAAAACACGGCGGACGGCCACGCATGCATGCCCGCCGCCGCGAAATAGATATTCGTATCGATGCCGGCCCGACGGCCGACCAGCACGGCGCTCGTATGGATGCCCAGGAACAGCAGCAAGTACAGGCCCGACAGCCGTGCCAGCCGCTGGCCCGGCGCGCGCGCCGCCCATGCCAACGGCAGCCCCGTGCCGAGCTGCACGAGTACGCACGCCAGCAGCAAGCCCTCCACCGGCGGCCAGCGGTAGAGCACTCGCAGCGTCTCCGCCAAGGCAAGGTGAGCGGACGCACCGGCCAGCACGGCAAGGTGCTGGATCAGGTGCATCGATACGAACAGCGCCAGCAAACTGCCGGACAGGCGGTGCAGGGTACGGCGCGTGCTGGGCGGCATGGCGGTGCTCCGGAAGCAGTCGATGCCGCGCAGGATAAGGTTGATTTCGTTGCGCGTCTTGAACGATTGCGACAGCCGCTGTGTGCGCCGCTTAACACAGCAATAACCAGGCTCGACCGTCCTAGTTGGGGCGTTAAATCGTCATTTCAATAGCGATTACAACTACTAACAATTATTACGCAAATGGACCTTTTATAAATCAAACTCGATGTTATCTTGGTGACGTCGCAGTTCTGACAATGAACAGCGATCCCTGGCAGTTCAACCATTTGCTGAGAGATCACAACATGAAAAAGACCATCCTGGCCGTACTGGCTTCCGTTAGCGCCCTGGGCGCCGTGTCCGCTCACGCCGCCGATGGCGTGCCTTACATGGGCGTCGGCGTCATCGCTTCCGAACATCGCTACGACACCGGCTTCCCGACCGCGGGCGTGACCGTCAGCGACGACAAGAAGACGGAATGGGGCGGCAAAGTCTTCGCCGGCTACCAGATCAACCCGATGTGGGCGGTCGAGGGCGGCTATACCAGCTTCGGTAAAGGCGACGCCGACTACACGGTAGCAGGCGTGCGCGGCAGCGCCGAAACAAAGTCCGAGTCGTTCTATGTGGCCGGCAAGGCAAGCTACCCGGTCGCCGAAAAAGTGAATGTATTCGGCAAGCTGGGCGTGGCCCACAACCGCAACGAAGTGTCCGGCAACATCCTGGGCCTGACCGGCAAGGACGAGTTCAGCAAGAACAGCGTGTACGCGGCCGTGGGCGCGGACTATGCGATCAACGAGAAGGTCTCGATGTCGCTGGAATACGAACACTACGGCAAGACCGGCATCGACTACGGCCGTCGCAAGGGTGGCGTCTCGCTGAACGCGCGCTACAACTTCTAAGGCCGTTCGCCAGACCTGCTGCGCAGCCGGTTTGAAACGCAAAAAGGACCCGCGAGGGTCCTTTTTTCATGCGCCGTCGGCCATCACTGGCGGCGGCGTTGGCGCAGCAGGATGACGGAGGTGCCCAGCAGCAGGAGCAGCCAGGTCTGCGGTTCCGGTACCGCCGAGATGCCCAGGGCATAGGTAAAGCCGAAACCGCTCGGCCGCGTCAGCGTGAAGCCCGTCGTGACCAGCAGGTCCTGGCTGCCGGCTGCCAGCATGCCCAGGTTCAGTACGCGATCGTTGAAGAACAGCTCGGCATCCTGCAGGCTGGTGAACGTCTGTGTGAAGATTTCCGTGCCGTGGTTGCTGATGCTGAGCTCGAGCTTGCTGAAGCCGGACAGGTAGGTCAGCGAATCGAGCAGGCCCAGCGTCAGCCAGCCGCCCGACGTGGTATCGAACTGGAAGTTGGCGGTCGTGATGCCGGTGTAGCTGACGGGTTTGCTGGGGCTGTAGGCGACGCCGCTGGCCAGGCCCATGCCGATGATCTGGCCACCTTCGAATGCTGCCGCCACCGCCGGCGTGGCGGCGAGGACGGCCTTGGCCGCACCGGCATCCGGCAGTGCCGTGGCGTAAGAGGTCGCATACGTCATGTTATACGTGGACGACGTCTCTTCCGGCGCGAATTTCTGGGGCAGGGCATAAATCTGGCCGCCTACGCTGGCGCCGCTGCGCGCGCCGTCGTTGACACCGTCTTTCTGGACTGTATAGCCGGTCGTCGCCACCCGCATGCCAGTTTGCCCAGCGGAGACGCTTTCGGCCTTTACCGTGGATTGGAGGGCAGTGGCCTCGGCCAGTGCCGTGTTGCTGGCGGCGCCGCGCGCATGGGAGTAAGCGCTGACGTTGGCCTGATCGCCGCTGCCACGAGCAACGGCGGATGTCGTGCCCTCGCCGCCCACTGCCTCGGCGCGCACCAGCACGACGGTAGCCGTGCCGGTTGCGGTCGCCATTGCCTCATGATTGGAGACGGCGCGTGCGAAGGCGTCGCCATGGCCGATGCCCTTCGCAAATTCCCGGCCTTTCCAGGCGCTGAGGGCAGTGCTCTGGCTGGTTGCGCGCTGGTCCGCCTGCACGATGCTGGAAGCAACCGCAGCACCCGCCGTACCGGAGTTATCGACGGGATTGCGCAAGAAGACGCCGCCGCGGGCTTCCACCACGCCGGATGCCACGGAGCCGCTCCTGTCGGCCTGCAACAGGAGCGATGCGTCGCCTTTGCCACCATTGCCGCTTCGGGTGCCACTATTTTCCCCAGGCCGCCTGCCATGGGCCTCGATGTTGACCTTCACCGTGTGAGCCGACGTGTCGCGCAATGTCAGGCGGGAAGTGGCGGCCCCACCGCTGCCTTCCTGACCTTGGCTACTGCCCCCGCCCAGGCCGCCAAATGCAATTTGCGACAGCGTCAGCGTTCCGCTTGTTGCACCAGAGACTGCATTGACGAGCGTTACCGCACTGCCGTTACCGCCTGCTGCGCCGAAGTAACCCATACCGCCCAAGCCTCCATCCACCGTGACCGTGGCCGTCGCGCTCGTGCTGCCCTCGCTGTGGGCCGTTGCGGTGGCGACGCCGCTGTCGCCGCCACGTTGGCCGGCCCCGCTGGCCGCGCCGCCGTCGCCCCCGTTCGCATAGCTGCTCACACTGGCGTCCGCGGTACTGCTGATACCGACGGCAGAAGCCGTTGCGTCGCCGCCCTTGGTGCCATTCATGCCCACCTGTGGCCTGTAGTAAAAGCCGGTGCTGCTGTCTCCGCCGCCACTGACCACCTTGACTGTCACGCCGCCGTGCGCGGTCACATCGGCGGCGGCCTTTGCCATACCGCCGGTGCCTCCCACGGTGTCCGCGGGCACCGGACCCGTACCGCTGTAGGTCTCACCCGCACCCCCGCCGCCGGCACTGACCGAGACATTGGTATTGCTTGCCCGTTGTTCATTGAGCGTGATGGCGACATCCGCATTGCCGCCGTTGCCGCCGATGGTGCCCTTGCCGCCGGTGCCGCCTGCGCCACCCGCAACGATGCTCAGATCGCCGGTCGTACGCAGGCTGACAGGGT from Pseudoduganella armeniaca includes the following:
- a CDS encoding alpha-ketoglutarate-dependent dioxygenase AlkB family protein, which gives rise to MDLFDAPDTLQPIPIDDGELAFLPQLPLPTSNADILQRLLDEIAWKEETIFVWGKEQKQPRLSAWYGEAAYTYSGRLFRPLPLTPLLRELQDSVERVTGRRFNSVLLNCYRNERDSVGMHSDDEPELGPAPAIASLTFGATRTFILKHKTLPKTLKLDLTGGSLLLMAGALQRHWKHGINKETKPRGVRVNLTFRLIA
- a CDS encoding alpha/beta fold hydrolase, translating into MARMSGQDWNLRSRLLAHKAPLRPRNTLTTKLLVGAGALAAAYLVVRSKTRQAEAENPPAGQFVEVDGVKLHYVERGAGPVVVLLHGNGASSHDFELSGLIDMLAQHHRVIAFDRPGFGYSERPRSTIWTPPEQAALLGSALRQLHVEQAYVLGHSWGALVALAMATESPRLVKGLVLLGGYYYPSPRLDAVVGGVPAVPVVGDLMRFTLSPLLGRLGWSSLAKRLFSPRPPAAAFARWPKWLSLRPSQLRATGAESALMIPAAAKLRHRYAEITVPVTIFSGAGDKMVNPAHNAERLHRELLQSQLHTVQDAGHMLHYVAQDEIVRAVRDMVENRPRMDFQQTSHHDGALTEGEAPRVLH
- a CDS encoding IS1595 family transposase; this encodes MDSRQFQAMQAQVRQMLVELTGKQVDELREMFDRCTSLADCLAIIEARGNRMQRCPHCQGERLYRHGVFYGLQRYRCRDCGASFNALTGTPLAFIRLREKWLPFLQCMLNSMTVRGAAQAIGIHRNTSFRWRHRFMMMAKDARALPLGGIVEADETYILESQKGSRNLTRPARRRGGTASHRGPGKEHDCILVACDRTGKASDFVTGRGPVTASQLQQCLPPVLAPGVLLATDGAIAYKAFARATGIHHRAVNVAAGERVVDELIHVQTVNSYHGRFKGWLRRFHGVASRYLPNYLGWRHALDGGRVPTPQHFLRAALFLLVI
- a CDS encoding aminopeptidase P family protein; this encodes MSQPPSPAPADHPIPARLDALRQAMRRHGIDACIVPSSDPHLSEYLPPRWQGREWLSGFTGSVGTFIATQDFAGVWTDGRYWTQAEDELAGSGIALMKISSGASTQYIDWLAASLQPGQVIAVDGAVLGLAIARQLRQALDARGVALRTDLDLLDKVWTGRPGLPDAPVYQHLPPYATTSRADKLIALRAAMAQQGAERHLISTLDDIAYLFNLRGADVSYNPIFVSHALVTPERATLFVADDKVPDDVRAALAADGVEVAPYAGLAGALAELAPNMTLLLDPRRVTHGTRQAVPHHVTVVEAINPTTFAKSRKTAEEAAHVRATMEQDGAALCEFFAWLEEALARRAEEALDEVAIDRHITAARARRPGFVSPSFGTIAGFRANGAIMHYRATPANCARIEGDGLLLIDSGGQYVGGTTDITRVVPVGAITVEHRRDFTLVLKGMMALSATRFPRGARAPMLDAIARAPIWAAGIDFGHGTGHGVGYFLNVHEGPQSISPSALPEPHTAMEPGMITSIEPGIYRPGKWGIRIENLVLNVPAEATEFGDFLAFETLTLCPIDTRCIDRTLLRADEVAWLNDYHATVLRRLRPHVQGAALAWLEERTKPL
- a CDS encoding MgtC/SapB family protein, encoding MSTADFLGAYWSSSELMTNGVILLNLVGALLLGMLVGYERAYHGRAAGMRTYGLVCMASAALTVVGGYPDFWFGGHTAAAVGTDPTRVIQGIVTGIGFLGAGVIMREGFNISGLTTAASIWASSVIGILVGVGFYMAAMGLALLCAMVMIYLSKIEALLPSRHAIAITMRFKVGYEPAEERLRALALTRGYEIAGGSLMISQEGGKMEWRFVALALGKRSGAPLAQLATEMAHFEGIDSFALTHARN
- a CDS encoding PEP-CTERM sorting domain-containing protein (PEP-CTERM proteins occur, often in large numbers, in the proteomes of bacteria that also encode an exosortase, a predicted intramembrane cysteine proteinase. The presence of a PEP-CTERM domain at a protein's C-terminus predicts cleavage within the sorting domain, followed by covalent anchoring to some some component of the (usually Gram-negative) cell surface. Many PEP-CTERM proteins exhibit an unusual sequence composition that includes large numbers of potential glycosylation sites. Expression of one such protein has been shown restore the ability of a bacterium to form floc, a type of biofilm.), with amino-acid sequence MTLARANSIGGNGGDAVTAGNGGAAGNATGTGVAATSGPLGLYVNSTGGQGGAGVGEGYRGGKGGSVSGTVQADTGSARVTGSVSLSGGTGGIGRSGARGGDGGDVLIRNPVSLRTTGDLSIVAGGAGGTGGKGTIGGNGGNADVAITLNEQRASNTNVSVSAGGGGAGETYSGTGPVPADTVGGTGGMAKAAADVTAHGGVTVKVVSGGGDSSTGFYYRPQVGMNGTKGGDATASAVGISSTADASVSSYANGGDGGAASGAGQRGGDSGVATATAHSEGSTSATATVTVDGGLGGMGYFGAAGGNGSAVTLVNAVSGATSGTLTLSQIAFGGLGGGSSQGQEGSGGAATSRLTLRDTSAHTVKVNIEAHGRRPGENSGTRSGNGGKGDASLLLQADRSGSVASGVVEARGGVFLRNPVDNSGTAGAAVASSIVQADQRATSQSTALSAWKGREFAKGIGHGDAFARAVSNHEAMATATGTATVVLVRAEAVGGEGTTSAVARGSGDQANVSAYSHARGAASNTALAEATALQSTVKAESVSAGQTGMRVATTGYTVQKDGVNDGARSGASVGGQIYALPQKFAPEETSSTYNMTYATSYATALPDAGAAKAVLAATPAVAAAFEGGQIIGMGLASGVAYSPSKPVSYTGITTANFQFDTTSGGWLTLGLLDSLTYLSGFSKLELSISNHGTEIFTQTFTSLQDAELFFNDRVLNLGMLAAGSQDLLVTTGFTLTRPSGFGFTYALGISAVPEPQTWLLLLLGTSVILLRQRRRQ
- a CDS encoding DUF924 family protein, with the protein product MLVTAQDVLDFWFLPIGVKGHNMQRAEWFRKDDAFDREIFRLFGDIVEDGLAGGLRHWDDDGTQGVLARILVLDQFTRNIYRGTPKAFAGDALALEAALAIDDSGANQTLPPVQRAFAYLPFEHAENLSLQERAVILFDKLNASASGFDSMLDYAKRHHAVIRQFGRFPHRNAILGRASTPEELEYLQQPGSGF
- a CDS encoding Rossmann-like and DUF2520 domain-containing protein — its product is MQGLTIVGAGHVGRVLGRLFHERGVFTLQDVLARSLASAERGIAFIGAGSAADGYGALRPADCYLLAVTDDQIGAACAALAAAVPLQGAVVFHCSGALASDALHAARAQGALVASAHPIRSFADPEAVAAAFDGTFCGIEGDAAALAVLTPALQAIGARPVPIDAAAKTVYHAAAVFASNYLVTVLDAALRAYQAAGIPEAVARELARPLAQESLSNVFRLGAAPALSGPIARGDMATVARQQAAVADWDAPTGALYEALVAPTVALAVRKRTAAGDEGRAILGAVPRSQ
- a CDS encoding outer membrane beta-barrel protein, producing the protein MKKTILAVLASVSALGAVSAHAADGVPYMGVGVIASEHRYDTGFPTAGVTVSDDKKTEWGGKVFAGYQINPMWAVEGGYTSFGKGDADYTVAGVRGSAETKSESFYVAGKASYPVAEKVNVFGKLGVAHNRNEVSGNILGLTGKDEFSKNSVYAAVGADYAINEKVSMSLEYEHYGKTGIDYGRRKGGVSLNARYNF